ACCCGACGAGCGACATCGTGTTCACCGACCCACGGGTGTCCTGGCACCACGCGGTCCTGCACGTCGGCGACGGCCACTGGGTCCTCGACGACATCGGCTCCACCAACGGCACCTACACCGACGGCCACCGCGTCCAGCACCTGGACGTCGGGCCCGGCAGTGTGGTGCGGTTCGGCAGCCCGTCCGACGGGCCGTGCTGCAGTCTGCACGCGCTGCCGCAGCCCACCGCCGTCCGCAGTGTGCAGCCCTCCGCACTGACCTCGATCACCGGCTCGTACCGGCCGCCGACCACCGTCCGGCCGCTGCCCGCCAAGGTGGTCCGGATCGGCCGCGCGCTCGACAACGACCTGGTGGTCCGCGACCTGTCGGTCTCCCGCCACCACGCCGAACTGCGGGCCCGCCCCGACGGCCGGTACGAGATCACCGACCTGGAGAGCCACAACGGCACCTACCTCAACGGCCAGCCGGTCCTCCAGGCCCTGGTCGGGGAGGGCGACCTGGTCGGCATCGGGCACTCGGTCTTCGCCCTGGTCGGCGACGAGCTCCAGGAGTTCGTCGACACCGGCGACATCAACCTGGACGTGGAGGACCTCACCGTCCGGGTCGCCGGCGACCGGGTGCTGCTCGACCAGGTGACCTTCCCGGTCGGCCAGAAGTGCCTGCTCGCCGTCGCCGGACCCAGCGGCGCCGGCAAGTCCACCCTGCTCAACGCGCTCACCGGCCTGCGCCCCGCCACCGAGGGCACGGTCCGCTACGACGGCCGCGACCTGTACCGCGACTACGCCGAGCTGCGCCACCGCATCGGCCTGGTCCCGCAGGACGACATCCTGCACACCCAGTTGCAGGTCCGCCGCGCCCTGCGGTACGCCGCCGAACTCCGCTTCCCCGGCGACACCGCCGCCGACGAGCGGGAGGCCCGGGTGGAGGAGGTGATCAACGAACTCGGCCTCGCCCAGCGCGCCGACCAGGTGATCTCCAGCCTCTCCGGCGGCCAGCGCAAGCGGGTCAGCGTCGCCCTCGAACTGCTCACCAAGCCCTCCCTGCTCTTCCTGGACGAGCCCACCAGCGGACTCGACCCCGGCATGGACCGCTCGGTGATGCAGATGCTGCGCGGCCTCGCCGACGACGGCCGGACCGTCATCGTGGTCACCCACAGCGTGCTCAGCCTCGACCTGTGCGACCGCCTGCTGCTGCTCGCCCCCGGCGGGAAGATCGCCTGGTACGGCCCGCCCGACGAGACCCTCGGCCACTTCGGCTTCCAGCACTGGCCGGAGGCGTTCGAGGCGTTCGAGAACCAGCGCGAGCGCGACTGGGCCGGCCAGTACCGGTCCTCCTCGCCCTACCGCCGCTACATCGCCGGCGCCATGCAGCCCGCCGCCGGCCTCCCCGAGCAGGCCCTGCCGCCCGCGGCCGCGGTGGTCCCGGTCCAGAAGCCGACCCCGCAGCGCTGGCGCAGGCAGGTCGGCACCCTGGTCCGCCGGTACACCACCGCGCTCACCGCCGACCGCACCTTCATCGCCGTGATGATCGCCCTGCCGTTCATCATGGGCGCCATGGCCCACGCCCTGGCCGGCAGCCGGCTGGACGGCAACACCGCCCTCAACGCGCTGCTCATCCTCTGCGTCGGCGGCGTTCTCACCGGCGCCGCCAACGCGGTCCGCGAACTGGTCAAGGAACGGGTGATCTACCAGCGGGAGAGAGCCGTCGGCCTGTCCAGATCCGCGTACCTGTGCTCCAAGATCATCGTGCTCGGTACCATCACCGTCGTCCAGGCGGTGGTGCTCACCATGGTCGCTCTCGTCGGCGTCCAGCTCGGCCCACCAGGTTCCAGCGGCGTCTACCTGTCGCGCCTGCTGGAGATCACCCTGGCCGTCGCCCTGCTCTCGGTCTCCGCGATGATGCTCGGCCTCCTCATCTCCGCCCTGGTGAAGAAGGAGGAGGTGACCATGCCGCTGCTGGTGCTGGTCGCCATCGTCCAGGTGGTGTTCTGCGGCGCGCTGCTCGAACTGGACCACGCACCCGTGCTCAACCAGCTCTCCTGGCTGGTGCCCTCACGCTGGGCCCTCGGCGCCATGGCCGCCACCGTCAACCTCAACGACCTGGTCCCCGGCACCCTCACGGACGACCCGCTGTTCGCCCCGCGCGGCTCCATCTGGCTGCTCGACATGGGCATGCTGGTGGCCCTCGCGGTGATCTACGGCATCGTCGTCGCCCGGCTGCTGCGCCGGCACGAGCCCGCGATCATGCGGCGGCGGTAGCCGGCGATGGGCACCCCGTACGAGTTCCAGCCGACCCACGTCGCCCCCGGCGACGGCCTGCAGACCTGGGCGAGCCCGGACCCGTCCCGGCCGACCGTCCGACTCGACCCGCTGCTCCCCGTCCAACTGGTCGACAGCAGCGGGAACTGGGCCCGGATCGTCTGCTCCAACGGCTGGTCCGCCTGGGTGGACGGCCGGCTGCTGGTCGCCCTCCCGCAGCGCCCGCCCGGCACCGGCGAGCCGCTGGCCACCACCGAGGACCCGCGCCCGCTGCTCGCCGCCCTGGAACGCTCGCTCGCCTCCTACCGCAGCATGGTCGACGACTACGCCGCCGGGAAGATCGACCTGGAGGCCTTCCGCGAGGGCACCCGCAACCTGCGCCTGGGCGCCGTGCTCGACGGCTCCTCCGCCTGGCTGCTCGACCTCGACCAGGGCCGCTGGTACTACTGCGACGGCACCCGGCTGCAGACCTACGCCACCGTGGACCGGGGCGAGGCGCCGTGAGCACCGCCGCCCACCTCGACCTGGCCGGCCAGCAGCTCGCCGGCTACCGCCTGGAACGCCTGATCGGCCGGGGCGGCATGGCCGTGGTCTACCGCGCCGAGGACCTCCGCCTCGGCCGGACCGTCGCCGTCAAGCTGCTCGCCCCCGAACTCGCCCGCAACGACGTCTTCCGCCAGCGCTTCGCCCGCGAGTCGAAGATCGCCGCCTCCATCGACCACCCGCACATCGTCCCGGTGTACGAGGCCGGCGAGGCCGAGGGCGTCCTCTACATCGCCATGCGGTACGTCCGCGGACGGGACCTGCGGGCGCTGCTCGACCGCGAGGGCCCGCTCCCGGTCCGGCAGACCGCCCGGATCGCCGTCCAGGTGGCCAGCGCGCTGGACGCCGCGCACGCCCACGAACTCGTCCACCGGGACGTGAAGCCCGGCAACATCCTGATCGCCGAGGGCACCGACAGCGAGCACCCCGAGTACGCCTACCTCACCGACTTCGGCCTCACCAAGAAGTCCCTCTCGCTGACCGGCCTGACCACCGTCGGCCAGTTCGTCGGCACCCTCGACTACGTCGCCCCCGAGCAGATCTCCGGCAAACCGGTGGACGGCCGGTGCGACGTGTACAGCCTCGGCGCCGTGGTACACGAGATGATCACCGGCTTCCCGCCGTACGAGCGCGACGACGACCTCGCCCTGCTCTGGGCCCACCTCAACGACCCGCCGCCGCGGCTCACCGCCCGCCGGCCGGAGCTGCCCGAGGCCCTGGACGAGGTGATCGCCACCGCCATGGCCAAGACGCCGGACGACCGCTACGACAGCTGCCTGGGGTTCATCACCGCGTTGCGGGCCGCGGACGTGGTGCAGGCGGCCGAGGTGGTGGTGGCGGCCGTCGGGCCGACCCCGACCGAGGTGGTCGCCCAGGTGCCGGAGCCGGTGCCGAGCCCGCCCCCGTGGGCCTGGCCGGTGTTCGGGGTGGCGCCGCGCTGAAGGGGCGGCCTTTCGCAGGCGGCCCGCGCCCCTGGGTGCGCCGGTTGTGTGGGTCAGGGGCGCCGGCGGGCGCGGGTGGCGACGAGGCCGCCGAGGAAGCCGGTGACGGCGCCCCAGCCGGCGCCGAGGGCGATGGTGAGCAGCCAGTTCGGGCGGAGGGTGGCCGACCCGCCGCCGCCGAGGCCGAGGAGGGAGAGTCCGTAGGCCGCGGTGATCCGGGTGGCCAGGCAGATCAGCAGCATCGTCAGGGCCAGTGCCACGGCGAGGTGCAGGGCGTGGCGCCAGGCGGGCAGGCCGGGTGGGGCGTGCATGGCCATGCCGATGCCGGTCAGCAGGAGGATCACGGCGGCGGCCGGCAGCAGCAGCCAGGCCCGGCCGTCGTGCTCGGCGAGGGTGCCGAGGTCGAGGGTGACGTTCTCGTCGGAGCGCAGGACTCCGGCCAGGGGTTCCGGGAAGGGCAGGCCCAGGGAGCCGGAGACGTGGCCCTGCCAGGAGCCGCCCATACCGATGCCGAGCCCCAGCCAGGCCAGGTTGGGCAGGGCCAGGAACATTACCGCCACCGTCTCCCGTCCCTGGTCGCCGCGGGCCAGCGCGGTGGCCACCCCGGCGACCAGCGCCAGCGCCACGCAGACCAGCAGGGCCGTCAGCACGGCGTGCGCGGTGGGCCGGACGGCGGCGTGGAACCGCAGGGCCGCGCTGGGCAGCGGCGCGGACCGGGAGACGGCGAGCGTCACCGCGAGCACCACGGCCAGCCACAGCAGTCCCCAGCCGATCGCCGGGCCCGGCGGGGCCCGGAAGCCCACCACCGGGGCCGCGCCCAGCAGGTCGCCCAGCTCGTCCACGATCGGCTCACCGGTCTCGACGGTGAAGGTGTGCCGGGCGGCCAGCGAGAAGAGCAGCACCGCCACCGTCCACAGCCCGGCCGTCCACAGCACCCGGCGCAGCAACTCGCCCGTCCCCACCACGGCGTGCAGCCGGATCGGCCGGACGAACAGCACCCCGGCCACCAGCGCGCCCGCCAGGCTCACCGTCAGCGGCAGTGCGGTGATGCCGCCCTGGGCGGTGGCGACGAAGGCGGCGCTGCCGTCCAGGTCGATCGGCGTCCCGAGGGCCATCAGCACGGTCGCGGCGACCACCGACAGGAACCCGTTGCCGGGCAGGGTGTCGGCGTGCGCCAGCCAGAGGCCGACGGCGGCGACGAGGACCATCGCGGCCAGCGCGGCCACCGTCACGGCGAGGCCGTCGACCAGGCCGACCAGTGGTGACCGCGTCGCGGTCGGGGGGATGGTGTCACTCCGTTGCACGCCCTGCTCCTGTCGACGCGGCTGTCGAACGCGGGCGTCAGGCCGTCGGCCGGGCCCGCAGCGACCGGCCGGGACCAGCCGGAAGACCCCTTCAGCTTCGGCCACCCGGACGCTGGCGGCGAGTTGCATACCGCCGGTCAGGCACGCAGAGAATGAACGGATATGGCCGTGGGGGTCGTCCCGATCGGGAGGAATTGCCGGTGAGTTCCCAGCCGCCCTCGGACCCGCCGTCCGACCCGTCGCCCCACCCGCCGGACCCGCCGTCGGACCGCGGTTCCGGCCCCCGATCCGACCCGCCGTCGCGGCCGGCCTCGGGCGGCGCCTCCGGTCCGCCCACGGGCCCGCCGTCCGGTCCGCTCGGCGGGCCGGGGTCGGGTCCGCGGACCGGACCGGGGCAGGGTCCGCAGCCGGGTCCGAGCGGCGAACCGGTCACCGGGGGTACCCCCACGGGACCGGCCCGTCCCCCGGGGGGAGGCGCCGAGCCGCCGACCACGGGCGGGCCCCCGCCGCCCGCGACCCCCGGTGGCCCGCCCGGCGGTCCGCCCCCGCGCGTCCTGGTGACGGCCTCCGGAGGCCAGCGCCGCCCGCCCTGGTGGCGCCGCACCCGCAACCTGGTGATGGGCGCCGGCGTGGTCGTGGTGGGCGTGGTGCTGGCGGTGGTCCTGGCCACGGCCGGCTCCTCCTCGAACCCGGCCGCCGCGCAGGAGGTGGAGAAGCAGGCCAAGGGCACCGCCGGGAAGAAGCCGTTCACCCCGCCGGTCTCCGCCGAGAAGCCGACCGAGCAGACCGGCGGTGGGGCGAGCCCGGAGAGTTCGAGCGCCGCGAGCGCCGGCACCAAGGTGAGCGGCGGCGAGGCCGGCCTGTACGGCGGCAGCACCAAGACCGCCGTCTGCGACGTCCCCAAGCTCACCGCGTACCTCGACTCCGAGCCGGACAAGGCCCGGGCCTGGGCCTCGGTCCAGGGGATCCAGCCGAGCGAGATCGGCTCCTACCTGGGCGGGCTCACCCCGGTCGTGCTGCGCGCCGACACCCGGGTCACCAACCACGGCTACCAGGACGGCGAGGCCATCCCCTACCAGGCGGTGCTGGAGGCCGGGACCGCGGTGCTGGTCGACTCGTACGGGGTGCCGCGGGTGCGGTGCGCCTGCGGGAACCCGCTGACGCCGCCGGAGGCGATCGACCAGCCGACGTACACCGGTGACCAGTGGGCGTCGTTCCAGAGCGACAAGGTGGTGACGGTGGAGCCGGCGCCGCAGCCGGTCGGGAAGATCGTGCTGGTGGACGAGGAGACCGGGGGGACGTACGACAAGCCGGTGGGCACCACCGGCAGCCCGTCCGGGTCGCCCGGCTCGGCCTCGCCCGGCTCGGTGTCACCCGGCTCGCCCGTTTCGCCCGGGACCGTGAGCCCCGGCTCGGGGCCGGCGTCCGGCGGGCCCTCGGGCCCGTCGGCGGGCGTCTCGCCGTACTCGCCGCCGGCCGGCGGCAACTCGCCTCCCGCCGGCGGGAACTCCGGGTCGCCGGCCTCGCCGGGTGGCGGCGGCGGGGAGTCGCCCGGTGGCAACGTCTCGGCCCCGGCGGGCGGCGGTTCGGCCTCCCAGTACGGCGCCCCGGCGCTGCCGACGCTCCGCTTCGACGACGAGTGGGCGGAGGACGCGGAGGGGTGACCGGCGCCGGCCGGGCCCGGGGGATCCCGCGGGCCCGGCCGGCGTCGTCCTGCGGGCGTCAGCCCAGGTCGAGCTGGTACTCGGTGGAGCGGTGGGTGGGGGCGTAGCCGAGGGAGTCGTTGAGGCCGCGCATGGCGTGGTTGCTGTCGGCGGTGTCGGTGAGCAGGCCGGCCAGCGCGGGGTGGTGCTCGCGGGCGTCCCGGACGGCGGCGGCCTTCAGCCAGCGGGCCAGGCCGCGGCCGCGGTGCTCGGGGAGCACGGCGGTGCCGTAGTGCTGGGCGTCCCCGGTGCCGTCGGCCGGGACGACCAGTTCGGTGAAGCCGACGATCGCGCCGGTGGACTCCGCCACCACGGCGACGGTCCGCAGCACCTCGCCGCGGGCGGCGATCGCCGCGGCGGCCGAGCGGACCCGCTCCTCGTCCCAGACCACGGTGCCGTAGTCGGTGTCGTCCATCGGCATGTCGTCCATGGCCCGGCGGGAGGCGGTGAAGGTGGCGATCAGCTCCTCGGGGACGGTGCCCTGCCAGGAGGTGAGCCGGTAGCCGGGGTGCGGGCGGTCGGCCACGGCGGCGAGGGCCGCGTGGTCGGCGGTGGCGAGGTCCAGACGGGCGTAGGTGAGGGTGAGGACCTTGCGGAAGCCGCGGGCGGCCAGGAACCGTTCGGCGGGGGAGTCCGCCACCGCCTGGGCGATCACCGAG
The window above is part of the Kitasatospora sp. HUAS MG31 genome. Proteins encoded here:
- a CDS encoding streptophobe family protein yields the protein MQRSDTIPPTATRSPLVGLVDGLAVTVAALAAMVLVAAVGLWLAHADTLPGNGFLSVVAATVLMALGTPIDLDGSAAFVATAQGGITALPLTVSLAGALVAGVLFVRPIRLHAVVGTGELLRRVLWTAGLWTVAVLLFSLAARHTFTVETGEPIVDELGDLLGAAPVVGFRAPPGPAIGWGLLWLAVVLAVTLAVSRSAPLPSAALRFHAAVRPTAHAVLTALLVCVALALVAGVATALARGDQGRETVAVMFLALPNLAWLGLGIGMGGSWQGHVSGSLGLPFPEPLAGVLRSDENVTLDLGTLAEHDGRAWLLLPAAAVILLLTGIGMAMHAPPGLPAWRHALHLAVALALTMLLICLATRITAAYGLSLLGLGGGGSATLRPNWLLTIALGAGWGAVTGFLGGLVATRARRRP
- a CDS encoding GNAT family N-acetyltransferase: MTISVTPLADPARTASSHRLAWLASGAEGAPAGSAYLRVFTAAGQDHLAELEIGVHPAERRRGVGSRLLEAAVDAARQHRRRSVIAQAVADSPAERFLAARGFRKVLTLTYARLDLATADHAALAAVADRPHPGYRLTSWQGTVPEELIATFTASRRAMDDMPMDDTDYGTVVWDEERVRSAAAAIAARGEVLRTVAVVAESTGAIVGFTELVVPADGTGDAQHYGTAVLPEHRGRGLARWLKAAAVRDAREHHPALAGLLTDTADSNHAMRGLNDSLGYAPTHRSTEYQLDLG
- a CDS encoding FHA domain-containing protein — encoded protein: MGEREFAPGGAPQLVLDADGGDSQVMSPSRSYAVGRDPTSDIVFTDPRVSWHHAVLHVGDGHWVLDDIGSTNGTYTDGHRVQHLDVGPGSVVRFGSPSDGPCCSLHALPQPTAVRSVQPSALTSITGSYRPPTTVRPLPAKVVRIGRALDNDLVVRDLSVSRHHAELRARPDGRYEITDLESHNGTYLNGQPVLQALVGEGDLVGIGHSVFALVGDELQEFVDTGDINLDVEDLTVRVAGDRVLLDQVTFPVGQKCLLAVAGPSGAGKSTLLNALTGLRPATEGTVRYDGRDLYRDYAELRHRIGLVPQDDILHTQLQVRRALRYAAELRFPGDTAADEREARVEEVINELGLAQRADQVISSLSGGQRKRVSVALELLTKPSLLFLDEPTSGLDPGMDRSVMQMLRGLADDGRTVIVVTHSVLSLDLCDRLLLLAPGGKIAWYGPPDETLGHFGFQHWPEAFEAFENQRERDWAGQYRSSSPYRRYIAGAMQPAAGLPEQALPPAAAVVPVQKPTPQRWRRQVGTLVRRYTTALTADRTFIAVMIALPFIMGAMAHALAGSRLDGNTALNALLILCVGGVLTGAANAVRELVKERVIYQRERAVGLSRSAYLCSKIIVLGTITVVQAVVLTMVALVGVQLGPPGSSGVYLSRLLEITLAVALLSVSAMMLGLLISALVKKEEVTMPLLVLVAIVQVVFCGALLELDHAPVLNQLSWLVPSRWALGAMAATVNLNDLVPGTLTDDPLFAPRGSIWLLDMGMLVALAVIYGIVVARLLRRHEPAIMRRR
- a CDS encoding serine/threonine-protein kinase gives rise to the protein MSTAAHLDLAGQQLAGYRLERLIGRGGMAVVYRAEDLRLGRTVAVKLLAPELARNDVFRQRFARESKIAASIDHPHIVPVYEAGEAEGVLYIAMRYVRGRDLRALLDREGPLPVRQTARIAVQVASALDAAHAHELVHRDVKPGNILIAEGTDSEHPEYAYLTDFGLTKKSLSLTGLTTVGQFVGTLDYVAPEQISGKPVDGRCDVYSLGAVVHEMITGFPPYERDDDLALLWAHLNDPPPRLTARRPELPEALDEVIATAMAKTPDDRYDSCLGFITALRAADVVQAAEVVVAAVGPTPTEVVAQVPEPVPSPPPWAWPVFGVAPR
- a CDS encoding DUF6777 domain-containing protein — encoded protein: MTASGGQRRPPWWRRTRNLVMGAGVVVVGVVLAVVLATAGSSSNPAAAQEVEKQAKGTAGKKPFTPPVSAEKPTEQTGGGASPESSSAASAGTKVSGGEAGLYGGSTKTAVCDVPKLTAYLDSEPDKARAWASVQGIQPSEIGSYLGGLTPVVLRADTRVTNHGYQDGEAIPYQAVLEAGTAVLVDSYGVPRVRCACGNPLTPPEAIDQPTYTGDQWASFQSDKVVTVEPAPQPVGKIVLVDEETGGTYDKPVGTTGSPSGSPGSASPGSVSPGSPVSPGTVSPGSGPASGGPSGPSAGVSPYSPPAGGNSPPAGGNSGSPASPGGGGGESPGGNVSAPAGGGSASQYGAPALPTLRFDDEWAEDAEG